One genomic region from Jiangella sp. DSM 45060 encodes:
- a CDS encoding FtsX-like permease family protein, whose product MSRGLGTGRLFRRQFLADRAAALVVVGVVFVLALVAAALPRLAEQVFTDDLRSEMAGTRPALRDVTSVVAAPPPMGEDGDLWAPLDQSIAAVRDGAPEAVRTATGPGRFVVTAPTWRAEVRASDSVTNLLPTADPYWAETVRVVEGEAPAPVTGPVTPGESLVVDVMLSRASAEEIGWTVGSVTQAFQPVSMLEMTYRLSGVYEPLDAGAPAWAHHRAAQTPEVYDDWDRGRAVTVAAYVDPQSWAALAPVLGSPMETRLWYPVDVSSARADFTVPLRDALSRFIAAAPPVDAGTNIYGLPFSPILTTGSVDVLDRVAERHDSSQAVVAIVAAGPLGVALAVLALAARLMVERRRSALALIGARGASPLQLRLLMVTEGLLLGLPAAALATALAGVFVDGVGGSAGLALPLVVGLAPAVLLPLAARPKGLRAVRRDLGLTRPSRARKLVEGLAVGAAAAAALALNARGLDAGGGGVDPLTAATPLLLALAVSVLVMRLYPRPMATLGRLLGGRRGTVAYLGAARAVRDPVAGFVPMLALVVGMSIAAFSIVVWSTTERGIEQTAWQEVGADARVTGTPLTEDELAAVADVPGVDAVVPVVTTGPTLFKVGAIDNRVPLYVVDVAALNALRAAGTALDPLPAGLTEPGPDGAIPLLVAGGVVDEGATGQLSLSERLDAVVAGTADSIPGLTTGSQWMLADRGVLEDAGVPIIPPRVTLVDLGSGGSASAVAAEVGDRAVITPASAVADLRGPVTDGTARAIVGAIALTGLLCAAAVVLTMVVGAPSRGRLLSQLRTLGLSSRQGEGLVVWEAAPVAAVSLVTGLVLGVALPWAVLSGVDLRSLTGGGEQPAVHLPLGLLGVVTLGFVLVVGVAVVVSVLTGRRLTPAGILRIGDET is encoded by the coding sequence ATGAGCCGGGGTCTGGGGACCGGGCGGCTGTTCCGCCGGCAGTTCCTCGCCGACCGCGCGGCGGCGCTGGTCGTCGTCGGGGTGGTGTTCGTGCTGGCGCTGGTCGCGGCGGCGCTGCCGCGGCTGGCCGAGCAGGTGTTCACCGACGATCTTCGCTCGGAGATGGCGGGCACCCGGCCGGCGCTGCGCGATGTGACGTCGGTGGTCGCCGCGCCGCCGCCCATGGGCGAGGACGGTGACCTCTGGGCGCCGCTCGACCAATCGATCGCCGCGGTCCGCGACGGCGCCCCTGAGGCGGTTCGTACGGCGACCGGACCCGGCCGCTTCGTCGTGACCGCGCCGACCTGGCGGGCCGAGGTGCGCGCGTCCGACAGCGTCACCAACCTGCTGCCGACCGCCGACCCGTACTGGGCCGAGACCGTCCGCGTGGTCGAGGGCGAGGCGCCGGCGCCGGTCACCGGACCGGTCACGCCGGGTGAGTCGCTGGTCGTCGACGTCATGCTGTCACGGGCGTCGGCCGAGGAGATCGGCTGGACGGTCGGCAGCGTCACGCAGGCGTTCCAGCCGGTCAGCATGCTGGAGATGACGTATCGGCTGTCCGGTGTGTACGAGCCGCTGGACGCCGGCGCGCCGGCGTGGGCGCACCACCGCGCCGCGCAGACGCCGGAGGTCTACGACGACTGGGACCGCGGCCGGGCGGTGACCGTCGCCGCGTATGTCGACCCGCAGTCGTGGGCGGCGCTCGCGCCCGTGCTCGGGTCCCCGATGGAGACGCGGCTCTGGTACCCGGTGGACGTCTCGTCCGCGCGGGCGGACTTCACCGTGCCGCTGCGCGACGCGTTGAGCCGGTTCATCGCCGCGGCACCGCCTGTCGATGCCGGGACGAACATCTACGGTCTGCCGTTCTCGCCGATCCTCACCACCGGCTCGGTCGACGTCCTGGACCGGGTGGCCGAGCGGCACGACAGCTCCCAGGCGGTGGTGGCGATCGTCGCGGCCGGGCCGCTCGGCGTCGCGCTGGCGGTGCTGGCGCTGGCCGCCCGCCTGATGGTGGAGCGGCGCCGGTCCGCGCTCGCGCTGATCGGCGCGCGCGGCGCGTCGCCGCTGCAGTTGCGGCTGCTGATGGTCACCGAAGGGCTGCTGCTGGGGCTGCCCGCCGCCGCGTTGGCCACCGCGCTCGCCGGCGTCTTCGTCGACGGCGTCGGCGGGTCTGCCGGACTGGCGTTGCCGCTGGTCGTGGGCCTGGCGCCGGCCGTGCTGCTGCCGCTGGCGGCGCGCCCGAAGGGGCTGCGCGCCGTCCGCCGCGATCTCGGGCTGACCCGGCCGTCGCGGGCCCGCAAGCTGGTCGAGGGGCTGGCCGTCGGCGCGGCCGCGGCGGCCGCCCTCGCGCTCAACGCCCGCGGCCTGGACGCCGGCGGCGGGGGTGTCGACCCGCTGACGGCCGCCACGCCGCTGCTGCTCGCGCTGGCCGTCAGCGTGCTCGTCATGCGGCTGTACCCGCGGCCGATGGCGACGCTGGGCCGGCTGCTCGGCGGCCGCCGCGGCACCGTCGCCTATCTCGGCGCCGCGCGGGCCGTCCGCGACCCGGTCGCCGGGTTCGTCCCGATGCTCGCGCTGGTCGTCGGCATGTCGATCGCCGCGTTCTCGATCGTCGTCTGGTCCACCACCGAGCGGGGCATCGAGCAGACCGCGTGGCAGGAGGTCGGCGCGGACGCCCGGGTGACCGGCACGCCGCTCACCGAGGACGAGCTGGCCGCCGTCGCGGACGTGCCCGGCGTCGACGCCGTCGTCCCCGTCGTGACCACCGGGCCGACGCTGTTCAAGGTCGGTGCCATCGACAACCGCGTCCCGCTCTACGTCGTCGACGTCGCCGCCCTCAACGCGCTGCGCGCCGCCGGGACCGCGCTGGACCCGCTGCCGGCCGGGCTGACCGAGCCAGGGCCGGACGGCGCGATCCCGCTGCTGGTCGCCGGCGGCGTCGTCGACGAGGGCGCCACCGGACAGCTGTCGCTGAGCGAGCGGCTGGACGCCGTCGTCGCCGGGACCGCCGACTCGATCCCCGGGCTGACGACCGGCAGCCAGTGGATGCTGGCCGATCGCGGTGTGCTCGAGGACGCCGGCGTGCCGATCATCCCGCCGCGGGTCACGCTGGTCGACCTCGGCTCCGGCGGGTCCGCGTCCGCCGTCGCCGCCGAGGTGGGGGACCGGGCGGTGATCACACCGGCGTCGGCGGTCGCGGACCTGCGCGGCCCGGTGACCGACGGCACCGCGCGGGCCATCGTCGGGGCCATCGCGCTCACCGGGCTGTTGTGCGCGGCCGCCGTCGTGCTCACCATGGTGGTGGGCGCGCCGTCGCGTGGGCGGTTGCTGTCACAGCTGCGCACGCTCGGGCTGTCCAGCCGGCAGGGCGAGGGCCTGGTCGTCTGGGAGGCCGCGCCGGTGGCGGCGGTTTCGTTAGTGACCGGGCTGGTGCTGGGCGTGGCGCTGCCGTGGGCGGTGCTCTCCGGTGTCGACCTGCGGTCGCTGACCGGCGGCGGCGAGCAACCGGCGGTGCACCTGCCGCTCGGCCTGCTCGGTGTCGTGACCCTGGGCTTCGTGCTGGTGGTCGGCGTGGCGGTGGTGGTGTCGGTGCTGACGGGACGGCGGCTGACGCCGGCGGGGATCCTACGGATAGGTGACGAGACGTGA
- a CDS encoding RNA methyltransferase, with protein sequence MTGPRLVEVAGVDDPRLADYVSLRDVQLRTSLEAEHGLFLAEGEKVVRRAVAAGFRPRSFLMAPRWVDALSDVLAAAGDVPVYVAPEPVIEGVTGFHVHRGALASLHRRPLPPIDEVLATARRVVVLEDLVDHTNVGAIFRCAAALGWDAVLLGPRCADPLYRRAVKVSMGTVFSVPYTRVEEWYDAPAALAAAGFETLALTPADDAVDLADVDPAERTALLVGGEGHGLSARWMAAADRRVRIPMQAGVDSLNVASATAVACYALRRPR encoded by the coding sequence ATGACGGGCCCGCGCCTGGTCGAGGTCGCCGGGGTCGACGACCCGCGGCTGGCCGACTACGTCTCACTGCGCGACGTCCAGTTGCGCACGTCGCTGGAGGCCGAGCACGGGCTGTTCCTCGCCGAGGGCGAGAAGGTGGTGCGCCGGGCGGTCGCCGCGGGCTTCCGGCCGCGCTCGTTCCTCATGGCGCCGCGCTGGGTCGACGCGCTGTCCGACGTGCTCGCCGCGGCCGGCGACGTCCCCGTCTACGTGGCGCCGGAGCCGGTCATCGAGGGCGTCACCGGCTTCCACGTGCACCGCGGCGCGCTGGCGTCGCTGCACCGCCGGCCGCTGCCGCCGATCGACGAGGTGCTGGCCACGGCCCGGCGGGTGGTCGTCCTGGAGGACCTCGTCGACCACACCAACGTCGGCGCGATCTTCCGCTGCGCCGCGGCGCTGGGCTGGGACGCCGTCCTGCTCGGCCCGCGCTGCGCCGACCCGCTGTACCGGCGCGCCGTCAAGGTGTCGATGGGCACCGTGTTCTCCGTCCCGTACACCCGGGTCGAGGAGTGGTACGACGCGCCTGCCGCGCTGGCCGCCGCCGGGTTCGAGACGCTCGCGCTCACCCCGGCCGACGACGCCGTCGACCTCGCCGACGTGGACCCGGCCGAGCGGACGGCGCTGCTCGTCGGCGGCGAGGGGCACGGATTGTCGGCGCGCTGGATGGCGGCCGCTGACCGGCGCGTACGCATCCCGATGCAGGCCGGCGTCGACAGTCTCAATGTGGCCTCAGCGACTGCTGTGGCCTGTTATGCCCTGCGTCGTCCCCGGTAG